Proteins from a single region of Paenibacillus sp. BIHB 4019:
- a CDS encoding GyrI-like domain-containing protein, translating into MAVYTLEEKESFIVLGIGTELKSDYTDYAGMNKEKENFWRAVEQDGRLNALKAIATNDYIFAVNEAVNHKMMYYAGVMTEASVPEEHRVIQFPKGQYLVVKGEGNTAEEMSNKLTGIAFGQVLPEAQMFAYVGGPNATVEMGQRDGLVYGEIWIPVVRK; encoded by the coding sequence ATGGCAGTGTATACCCTTGAGGAAAAAGAAAGCTTTATCGTTCTAGGTATTGGCACGGAGTTGAAGAGCGATTACACAGATTATGCCGGCATGAATAAGGAAAAGGAAAACTTTTGGCGGGCAGTGGAGCAGGATGGAAGGCTTAACGCTTTAAAGGCCATTGCCACGAATGACTACATTTTTGCCGTGAACGAAGCTGTAAATCACAAAATGATGTATTATGCTGGTGTCATGACAGAAGCATCGGTACCGGAAGAGCACAGAGTGATTCAATTCCCGAAGGGGCAATACCTCGTCGTTAAAGGCGAAGGAAATACGGCCGAAGAGATGAGCAATAAGCTTACAGGTATTGCCTTTGGTCAAGTCTTGCCAGAAGCCCAAATGTTTGCCTATGTTGGCGGACCCAATGCAACGGTTGAAATGGGGCAGCGAGACGGCCTCGTCTATGGTGAAATATGGATTCCCGTCGTTAGAAAATAA
- a CDS encoding HTH domain-containing protein — MKKVERINIIMRYINNRAHFTISEIMREFNISRSTAIRDVREIEAMGMPLVAEVGRDGGYFVMSNSVLPTVRFTDNEIKALFIAFMATRNQQLPYLKSRQSLAEKILGLIPKNQQDDLVLLNQILLFEGTNPHNPDLLDLTDLPHPTLEQLIQILLIDSYLVVSVEEGREIKSYPIYLMHLYREKSSWQIEGFDLAEEKRRIIPVDNLTDVKPYPEKKRISKKTIVEQLSKQEEAINLVLELGPKAIAQYKKYYPLPISISYTNPYQTTAVLKTFINVHHAEELAEMTNWLLFLGDDIKVRKVPKEVLEILQVRVAVLGNR; from the coding sequence ATGAAAAAAGTTGAACGAATTAACATCATCATGCGGTACATCAACAACCGCGCCCACTTTACCATTTCTGAAATCATGCGAGAATTCAACATCTCTCGTTCGACGGCGATTAGAGATGTCAGAGAAATTGAGGCAATGGGAATGCCGCTTGTCGCCGAAGTCGGGAGGGACGGGGGTTATTTTGTCATGAGTAACTCTGTCCTACCCACCGTCCGCTTTACCGATAATGAAATTAAAGCTCTTTTTATTGCCTTTATGGCCACAAGAAACCAACAACTCCCCTATCTTAAGAGTCGCCAATCTTTAGCGGAAAAAATACTCGGCCTCATCCCGAAAAACCAGCAGGATGATCTTGTTCTGTTAAATCAAATTTTGCTGTTCGAAGGAACCAACCCCCACAATCCCGACCTGCTTGATCTGACAGATCTGCCCCATCCTACATTAGAACAACTCATCCAAATTCTTCTTATCGACAGCTATTTAGTGGTTTCCGTCGAAGAAGGAAGAGAAATAAAGTCTTATCCCATTTACCTCATGCATCTATATCGTGAAAAAAGCTCATGGCAAATTGAAGGCTTTGACTTAGCTGAGGAAAAAAGGCGGATCATTCCTGTCGACAATCTTACCGATGTCAAGCCATACCCTGAGAAAAAAAGAATAAGCAAGAAGACGATTGTCGAACAACTAAGCAAGCAGGAAGAAGCCATCAACCTGGTCCTCGAACTCGGTCCAAAGGCGATTGCCCAGTACAAAAAATATTATCCCTTACCTATTTCCATTTCATACACAAATCCTTATCAAACTACAGCTGTTCTAAAAACATTTATCAATGTTCATCATGCGGAGGAATTGGCTGAAATGACAAATTGGCTGCTTTTTCTAGGTGATGACATCAAGGTTAGAAAGGTGCCGAAAGAGGTTCTGGAGATTTTGCAGGTGAGGGTAGCTGTTTTAGGAAACCGTTGA
- a CDS encoding fibronectin type III-like domain-contianing protein — MVRPNKELVGFKRISLQPGESKNVIFTLQMSQLAFLDKKMNWIVEAGKIDIMIGSALDDIRLQGQFTIVDGITLANSNRAFFAEGAVV, encoded by the coding sequence ATGGTACGTCCAAACAAGGAGCTTGTGGGATTCAAGAGAATATCGCTGCAGCCGGGGGAAAGCAAAAACGTTATTTTCACTCTGCAAATGAGCCAATTAGCATTTCTTGATAAGAAGATGAATTGGATCGTTGAAGCTGGCAAGATAGATATAATGATCGGTTCAGCTTTAGATGATATTCGTTTACAAGGTCAATTCACCATTGTGGACGGAATTACATTAGCAAATAGCAATCGGGCATTTTTCGCCGAGGGCGCCGTGGTGTAA
- a CDS encoding AraC family transcriptional regulator — MESKYSFEMIEHIKEAPMKCFIAGIEHSSPHWHNEFEVLFLLKGSLEVTSENKKHTMKTGDIILFNSNSIHSINCLEQDNYALVLQINPAIYQSDYGKTTYFRFHLNSSEIEQAQVKDYTQLQSILAQIGMEVFMKNDGFQYYIKSLLYQLVGYLFRHTRYEPAHKAESEKSNHDLNQLSMIIDYINANHQLKMTLDHAAHSLNMSISSLCRFFRDKMGISFAEYLHSVRISHAKELLTETKQTVLHISEECGFMSLASFYRSFRKATGTTPTDYREMGEAASKRSQIQIQGYSIVNPIMGYELLSSYMAKSQSKGN; from the coding sequence ATGGAAAGCAAATACTCGTTCGAAATGATTGAGCATATTAAAGAAGCACCAATGAAGTGCTTTATCGCAGGGATCGAGCATTCCAGTCCGCATTGGCATAATGAATTTGAAGTGCTATTTCTATTAAAAGGTTCATTGGAGGTAACTTCCGAAAATAAAAAACACACGATGAAAACGGGAGATATTATTCTGTTTAATAGTAATTCAATTCATTCTATTAATTGCTTGGAACAGGATAATTATGCGTTAGTTCTGCAAATTAATCCAGCTATTTACCAGTCTGACTATGGGAAAACCACTTACTTCCGTTTCCATTTAAATTCATCTGAAATTGAACAAGCTCAAGTGAAGGACTACACACAACTCCAATCCATACTTGCCCAAATCGGCATGGAAGTGTTCATGAAAAATGACGGATTTCAATACTATATCAAATCATTGTTGTATCAGCTTGTTGGATACTTGTTCCGGCATACGCGCTATGAGCCTGCCCATAAAGCAGAATCAGAGAAGAGCAATCACGATCTTAATCAATTGAGCATGATTATTGATTATATCAATGCTAATCATCAGTTGAAAATGACATTGGATCATGCTGCTCATAGTCTAAATATGAGTATTTCGTCGCTTTGTCGGTTTTTTCGAGATAAAATGGGGATTTCTTTCGCGGAGTATTTGCATAGCGTCCGTATTAGCCATGCAAAGGAACTACTGACGGAGACCAAGCAAACGGTGCTGCATATTTCGGAAGAATGCGGATTTATGAGCTTAGCATCTTTCTATCGTTCCTTCCGTAAAGCGACAGGTACGACGCCAACAGATTATAGGGAAATGGGAGAAGCAGCATCCAAGCGTAGCCAGATTCAGATACAAGGCTATTCCATTGTAAATCCAATTATGGGTTATGAACTTCTGTCCAGCTATATGGCCAAAAGCCAGTCAAAAGGGAATTGA
- a CDS encoding glycoside-pentoside-hexuronide (GPH):cation symporter, whose product MGTNNGNIKIGEKFAYGLGDGANSVVWASVGAFMLYFFTDIAHLSAAVAGTILLWARVIDGFVDILVGTLVDRTQTRFGKARPWILWMALPFGLFTIMLFSVPDFSMTGKIVYYSIAYFAVNIIYSCINIPYGTLNSLITQDQQERQVLNIFRMLTALIVSLVVIVGTTGFVKALGNDGGAWQQTFIIYSVIAVFMYFITFFGTKERVKIVTNTDTDTQVTTKMRIISMLKNENMWIVFALSITMFLTNGMSGINIYYCKYIFGDETKMSLLMLASYAPILLVLPVSALFVKKLGKRNYTLVGCFISIVGFVIMLMAPENLNIILIGSLIKGIGMGALMATIFPMVFDTIEYGEWKTGIRAEALTYSMSSVASKLGTAGGAAIIAALLSVGGYVAGADTQSDSAMLAFKASFIYIQFALLILTTVLLFFYKLDKMYPTIMKELEARKNA is encoded by the coding sequence ATGGGGACGAATAATGGGAATATCAAGATTGGCGAAAAATTCGCTTATGGGCTTGGGGATGGTGCAAACAGCGTAGTATGGGCTTCTGTTGGCGCATTCATGTTGTACTTCTTTACAGATATTGCTCATTTATCAGCAGCTGTTGCGGGTACAATTCTTCTTTGGGCGAGGGTGATTGATGGCTTTGTTGACATTCTTGTGGGTACTTTAGTGGATCGCACACAAACACGTTTTGGTAAAGCGCGCCCATGGATTTTGTGGATGGCTTTGCCGTTCGGTCTTTTTACAATTATGCTATTTAGTGTGCCAGACTTCAGCATGACAGGGAAAATCGTTTATTATTCTATTGCTTATTTTGCAGTAAATATTATTTATTCTTGTATTAATATTCCGTATGGAACCCTAAATTCGCTAATTACGCAAGACCAGCAAGAAAGACAAGTTCTTAATATTTTCAGAATGTTAACGGCTCTAATAGTGTCCCTAGTTGTTATAGTTGGAACAACAGGTTTTGTTAAAGCTTTAGGCAATGATGGCGGAGCCTGGCAACAAACATTTATTATTTATTCAGTAATTGCTGTTTTTATGTATTTTATTACTTTTTTTGGGACAAAGGAAAGAGTAAAAATCGTAACCAATACTGATACAGACACACAGGTTACTACGAAAATGAGAATTATATCTATGCTTAAAAACGAAAATATGTGGATTGTTTTTGCATTGTCTATCACAATGTTCCTTACGAACGGTATGAGCGGAATAAACATCTACTACTGCAAATATATTTTTGGCGACGAAACCAAAATGAGCCTGTTGATGCTCGCATCTTACGCACCTATTTTATTGGTTTTACCGGTAAGCGCACTATTTGTAAAAAAACTTGGTAAGCGTAACTATACATTAGTTGGCTGCTTTATCTCAATTGTTGGTTTTGTAATTATGCTGATGGCACCAGAAAACCTTAATATCATTCTCATTGGCAGTTTGATTAAAGGGATAGGTATGGGGGCACTTATGGCAACTATATTCCCAATGGTATTTGACACGATTGAATACGGCGAGTGGAAAACGGGTATTCGTGCAGAAGCCTTAACCTACAGCATGTCTAGCGTTGCTTCAAAGCTTGGCACAGCAGGCGGTGCGGCTATAATTGCTGCATTACTATCAGTTGGGGGCTATGTTGCTGGTGCAGATACGCAATCAGATTCAGCAATGCTCGCTTTTAAAGCAAGTTTTATTTATATTCAATTTGCGTTATTAATTCTTACTACCGTTCTTTTGTTTTTTTATAAACTTGACAAAATGTATCCTACTATTATGAAAGAGTTAGAAGCAAGAAAAAACGCATAG
- a CDS encoding Atu4866 domain-containing protein, protein MEKKNIVEQQFYVGMWVTQNGYIRHELLPDGRYDEARGNRKSAYQGSYTIKGDHIDYVDDTGFTADGDFRDGILYHGGMIFYREK, encoded by the coding sequence ATGGAGAAAAAAAACATTGTGGAACAACAATTCTATGTGGGTATGTGGGTTACCCAGAACGGTTACATTCGTCATGAGCTTCTGCCTGACGGACGTTACGACGAGGCCCGCGGTAATAGGAAAAGCGCCTATCAAGGCAGTTACACCATAAAAGGAGATCATATCGACTATGTAGATGATACCGGATTCACTGCTGACGGAGATTTTCGGGACGGTATTCTCTACCATGGAGGGATGATTTTTTATCGGGAAAAATAA
- a CDS encoding phage tail protein produces the protein MSYIVDFKNVSTAGLESSPVAEALAGLRANEARYFMNKYKHEFTIVPASESQENLEYVNRILKERDIAFTAKPLETSRFQVENIQFTYVFYEDGLGINVMYTVDDPKKRAVGFKLSEGMEVPKELEGKFKFARQKSKLAGTIRGSFFVIKGQY, from the coding sequence ATGTCCTATATCGTTGATTTCAAAAATGTATCTACGGCGGGATTAGAGTCTTCACCTGTAGCAGAAGCGCTAGCTGGTTTACGTGCTAATGAAGCCCGCTACTTTATGAATAAATACAAACATGAATTTACGATTGTACCCGCAAGCGAAAGTCAGGAAAACCTTGAGTATGTGAACCGCATTTTGAAAGAGCGTGATATTGCGTTTACGGCCAAACCTTTAGAAACGTCGCGTTTTCAAGTGGAAAATATCCAATTTACCTACGTCTTTTATGAAGATGGTCTTGGCATTAATGTCATGTATACGGTTGATGACCCTAAGAAGCGGGCCGTTGGTTTTAAGCTTTCTGAGGGAATGGAGGTACCAAAGGAGTTGGAAGGGAAGTTTAAGTTTGCTAGGCAGAAGTCTAAACTAGCCGGAACCATTCGGGGCTCGTTTTTTGTAATTAAAGGACAATATTAA
- a CDS encoding MFS transporter: MSSTLKIYTLAILSFLVGTSEYIIAGILDKIAESMGVSVVTAGQLITVFSLAYAFGAPFVMAMTVRMERRKLMLYALFFFVIGNGLAYVLQGYELLIISRVIMGVSAGVTVVSALTIAAKVALPGKQGSALAAVLMGFTASLIFGVPIGRVIASAYDWKAVFGGIALVGLLSIIIISLTIPRIEGEEPVPLRKQLALLKQPKMVIALSVTFFWIVGYSIFYSYISPLLITVTGMSDSTLSTVLFVIGIASLIGSRFGGFATDKWGIHRALFGGLSINGIALIMIALTIYSPAILIPMLIVWSFAVWALGPPQQLHLIALAPDSAGIMLSLNNSVLQLAMAVGAGIGGIAVEQVSLTFVTWVAAAGIAFAIWAVILSRRNARSEKSIQMTGQQST; this comes from the coding sequence ATGTCAAGTACGTTAAAAATTTACACCTTAGCGATTCTTAGCTTTTTAGTCGGAACATCGGAATATATCATAGCGGGTATACTGGATAAAATCGCAGAGTCAATGGGTGTCTCGGTGGTGACGGCGGGTCAGCTGATTACCGTTTTTTCGCTCGCTTACGCTTTTGGCGCACCGTTCGTGATGGCTATGACTGTCCGTATGGAACGACGAAAACTTATGCTTTACGCGCTATTCTTTTTTGTAATAGGAAATGGGCTTGCCTATGTATTGCAGGGCTATGAACTTCTTATTATATCGCGGGTCATCATGGGTGTAAGCGCAGGTGTCACAGTTGTTTCCGCACTAACGATAGCGGCCAAGGTTGCCCTGCCAGGCAAGCAAGGAAGTGCTCTTGCAGCCGTGCTTATGGGCTTTACAGCTTCCTTGATTTTCGGTGTTCCGATTGGAAGAGTTATAGCCTCTGCTTATGATTGGAAAGCCGTTTTCGGGGGAATCGCATTGGTTGGGTTACTTTCTATCATCATTATTTCGCTGACGATTCCTCGAATAGAAGGGGAAGAACCTGTACCCTTGCGTAAACAACTCGCACTGCTGAAGCAACCGAAGATGGTTATTGCTTTATCCGTTACTTTCTTCTGGATTGTGGGCTATTCCATTTTCTATTCCTACATTTCACCATTACTTATTACGGTAACTGGGATGAGCGATAGTACCTTAAGTACAGTGTTATTCGTTATTGGCATCGCCAGCTTGATCGGATCTAGGTTTGGGGGATTCGCCACGGACAAATGGGGAATTCATCGCGCACTATTCGGAGGATTATCGATTAATGGCATAGCTCTAATTATGATTGCATTAACGATTTATTCTCCGGCTATTCTGATCCCGATGTTAATCGTTTGGTCATTCGCGGTTTGGGCTCTTGGTCCTCCGCAACAATTACACTTAATTGCACTCGCTCCTGATTCTGCGGGAATTATGCTTAGTTTAAACAATTCGGTACTTCAGCTCGCCATGGCTGTCGGTGCTGGAATTGGGGGCATTGCCGTAGAGCAAGTATCACTGACGTTCGTCACCTGGGTTGCGGCTGCAGGAATTGCTTTTGCGATTTGGGCAGTCATCTTATCTCGCAGAAATGCCAGATCTGAAAAATCCATTCAGATGACCGGGCAGCAATCGACTTGA
- a CDS encoding SDR family NAD(P)-dependent oxidoreductase, with amino-acid sequence MKYPKVWFITGSSKGLGLTLTQKLLAEGYRVAATSRSLDALKTAVGTEETDYFLPLQVDLAQEQDVQTAIRSVISKFGHLDVVVNNAGYGQQGTFESLTDQEIRTHFDINVFSIFNVLRHAIPHLRKAGSGHIFNISSIGGFKGGYSGWGSYSATKFAVSGLTEALAAEVNPFGISATVVYPGAFRTNFLTKESLAISPNPISAYTKAQASIDRYLELSGKQQGDPEKAADVLIQAAATSNPPLHLFLGPDAYAAANEKIKSVIHDLEKHKDVTLSTSFKE; translated from the coding sequence ATGAAGTATCCAAAAGTTTGGTTCATTACAGGATCATCTAAAGGTTTAGGGCTCACCCTCACACAAAAACTTTTGGCAGAGGGATATCGGGTTGCTGCAACGTCAAGAAGCCTCGATGCGCTAAAAACAGCCGTAGGTACCGAAGAAACAGATTATTTCCTGCCGTTGCAGGTTGACCTTGCCCAAGAGCAAGATGTTCAAACGGCCATCAGATCTGTCATTAGCAAATTTGGCCATTTGGACGTTGTCGTTAATAACGCAGGCTATGGGCAGCAAGGAACGTTTGAATCGTTGACTGATCAAGAGATACGCACTCATTTCGACATTAACGTATTTAGCATTTTTAACGTATTGCGTCATGCTATTCCACATCTTCGAAAGGCCGGCTCAGGCCACATCTTTAATATTTCCTCCATTGGCGGCTTTAAAGGCGGCTATTCCGGTTGGGGCAGCTACTCGGCTACCAAATTTGCAGTATCCGGTCTTACAGAGGCTTTGGCTGCGGAGGTGAATCCGTTTGGGATATCGGCCACCGTTGTTTATCCCGGTGCTTTCCGTACCAACTTCCTAACCAAAGAATCATTGGCAATCTCTCCAAATCCAATCAGCGCGTATACGAAAGCTCAGGCTTCCATTGATCGCTATCTTGAATTGTCAGGTAAACAGCAGGGCGATCCCGAAAAAGCGGCTGACGTTTTGATACAAGCGGCCGCAACTTCCAATCCTCCGCTGCATCTTTTTTTAGGGCCCGATGCTTATGCAGCGGCAAATGAAAAAATAAAGAGTGTGATTCATGACTTGGAAAAGCACAAGGATGTAACGCTTTCTACCTCGTTTAAAGAATAA
- a CDS encoding AraC family transcriptional regulator, with translation MTLDGEIIRQQKELAYVIDHYSEGTHSTAITSLKFIRSNGESQPVYSIYNPSLCIVAQGSKLIMLGQESYQYNPASYLVASVHLPITGQIIQASPQHPYLSLQLDFNTEQIVDMLKEFHFEWNHKEGSSRGLMVSKTSPSLLDAVLRLVRLLDTPQDIPVLAPLIIREILYRILKDEQRASILQFAVSGSSAQRIAKVITLINRDYAKPLRIDELATAASMSASSLHTHFKEVTAMSPMQYQKQVRLQEARRLLLSDIPEAANAGFQVGYDSPSQFSREYARMFGLPPLSDIKRLRDSLSLRDS, from the coding sequence ATGACATTGGATGGCGAGATCATTAGACAACAGAAAGAATTGGCGTACGTTATTGATCATTATAGTGAAGGAACGCATTCTACAGCTATTACTTCATTGAAGTTCATTCGCTCTAATGGAGAATCTCAACCGGTCTATTCGATCTATAATCCATCCTTGTGTATTGTTGCACAAGGATCGAAATTGATCATGCTAGGACAAGAGAGCTATCAATATAATCCAGCGTCCTACCTGGTTGCCTCCGTACATTTGCCGATTACCGGACAAATCATCCAAGCCAGTCCACAGCATCCTTACCTTAGTCTTCAACTGGATTTTAATACGGAGCAAATTGTTGATATGCTCAAGGAATTCCATTTTGAATGGAATCATAAGGAAGGTTCGAGCCGCGGCCTGATGGTAAGTAAAACTAGCCCGTCTCTTCTCGATGCTGTATTGAGGTTAGTCCGTCTTTTAGATACGCCTCAGGATATTCCTGTTCTTGCGCCTCTAATTATCCGTGAAATTCTTTATCGGATTTTAAAGGATGAACAGCGGGCTTCCATCCTGCAGTTCGCCGTGAGCGGCAGTAGTGCCCAACGGATTGCTAAAGTGATTACTCTCATTAACCGAGATTACGCCAAGCCTCTGCGTATTGATGAGCTGGCAACAGCTGCAAGCATGAGTGCATCTTCCTTGCACACTCATTTTAAAGAAGTTACTGCAATGAGCCCCATGCAATATCAAAAACAAGTAAGATTGCAGGAGGCTCGCCGATTATTGCTCTCAGATATTCCGGAAGCTGCGAATGCCGGGTTCCAAGTGGGCTATGACAGCCCTTCCCAGTTCAGCCGCGAATATGCTCGAATGTTCGGTCTGCCCCCATTAAGTGATATCAAACGTCTTCGTGATTCTTTATCCTTGCGAGACTCTTAG